The segment GCGCCGTGGTCGCGGGCGACCCCCGCGACGATCGCGCACGCCTCCTCGGCGTCGCGGGCCCAGTGGACGGTCGCACCGGCGCGGACCAGTGACGCTTCGAGGGTCTCGAGGTGGGTGGCGAGGTCGCGCAGCGCGGCCTCCTTCACCGCGGCGCCCGCGACGCGCAGCTCCTCCCAGCCCTCGACCTCGGCGACAACCGCGGCGCGCTTGTCGCGGATCGTGCGGGTGGCGTGGGCGAGGTTGCGGCGCAGCTGGGTGTCGGCCAGCGCCTCGCGGGCCGCCGTCGGGAACGCCGGCATGCCGACGAAGGTGCCACTCATGCTGTCTCCTCGGTCGCTGCCAGGATCTCGGCGAGGTGCATCACGCGTACGCCGGCACGCTGGCGCGAGAGCATCCCGCCGACGTGCATCAGACAGGAGTTGTCGCCGGCGACCAGCACCTCCGCACCGGTGTCGCGCACGTGCCGCGCCTTGTCGGCGCCCATCGCGACCGAGGTGTCGGCGTTCTTGAGGGCGAAGGTGCCGCCGAAGCCGCAGCACTCGGTGGCGTTGGGCAGGTCGACCAGCTGGATGCCGTGGACGGCCTCGAGCAGCCGTTGCGGGCGGTCGCCGACGCCGAGCATCCGCAGGCTGTGGCAGGTCGGGTGGTAGGTCACCCGGTGCGGGAAGTAGGCGCCGACGTCGGTCACGTCGAGCACGTCGACGAGGAACTCGCTCAGCTCGTACGTCCGCGGTCCAGTCTGCGCGACGGCCGCCACCAGGGCGGGGTCGCCGGAGCGGTCGGCGACGATCGAGTGCTGGTGCCGTGCCGACCCGGCGCACGAGCCCGACGGCGTGACGATGGCGTCGTACCCCGCGAACGCGTCGACGAAGGTCCGCACGACCGGCACCGCCTCGTCGAGGTAGCCGGTGTTGACCATCGGCTGCCCGCAGCAGGTCTGCGCCTGCGGGAAGTCGACGTCGACCCCGAGACGGCGCAGCAGACGCACGACGGCCTTCCCGGTGTCGGGGAACATGGCGTCGTTGACGCAGGTGACCTGGAGGGCGACCCTCACGGTTGGCATCCTTCCACGGTGCTGGACTGCGGGTTGCTGGGGCGGGTAGGGCATCAGATGAGTCGGCGCCGCACGGCCCACACGATCGCTTCGACGGTCGTGTCGACGCCGGCGGCCTCGCACGCCGCGCGGGCCTTGCGCCGCACGGTGCGCTCGGAGACGTCGAGGCGACGCGCGACCGCCTCGACCGTCTGCCCCTCGGCCATGAGCCGCAGCACGACGAGCTCGTCGTCACCGAGGGGCACCGGACTCCCGTCCATCCTCAGCGGCGGACCGGCTGGTCGACGTACGGCACCAGCCGGACCGGTCCGAGGAGGCCGTACGCCTGGCGCTGGGCCACGCCGTAGACCGCCGGCGTCACGGTGCGCAGCCGGTTGAGGAGGGTGGAGGCGACCTCGACCTCGATGACGTTGGTGCCGCGACGCAGCAGACCGGCGAGGTCGACGCGCGGGTGCAGCGGGTCGCACCCGCCGACGGCCACGCCGTTGACGCGGACCCGGAAGGTGTCGGTGACCTCTCCGAGCTCGAGCCACGCGCCGTCGAGGTCGTTCCAGTCGGAGCCGAGGTCGACCTGGGTCGTGTAGCGGCCGACACCCGAGACGTCCTCGAGCCCGGGGATCTGGCTCCACGGCACCAGCGTGGTGAGCTCGGCCGTCCGCAGCGGCTTGATCGTCTCGGTGGCCGTCGCGCCGGGCTGCCAGTCCTCGACCTCCAGCCGCCAGGACGACGGGACGACGGGGTCGCGGACGCGGTCCACCTTCGCGGCGACCGTGCGGCCGTCGCCGAGGGTGACGGTGTGGCTGCCGGCGGTGCCGGCCCTGGCCACGAGCTTGCCCGGCTCGCGCATCACGTCGAGGGCCGTGGTGGCGATCGCGTGCAGCTGGGCGGGGTCGGCCGACTGGGGGGTCGCGAAGGCGATCACGGCGGACTGGCCGGGGGCGAGGTCGACGCGGACCCGCACCCGGTCGGCCTGGCGCTCCCAGAGGCCGACCGGGCGGGTCTCGCCCGTCCAGGCGTCGAGCACCACCGGCACCGCACGCGGCGAGGTGGTGGTCAGCCAGACGTCCTGGGTGACGCGGTTGAGCCTGCGGTTCTCGGCGTGCCGCGCGTTGGCGACGTAGTAGAGGTCGACGTCGCCGACGACCCGCCGCAGGGTCATCACGGTCGAGCGCTCGTGCTCGACGTCGGGCGTGATGCCGAGGGCGGCGAGCACACCCGGGATGTCGGCGTCGGCTGCCGCCACGCGGGTCGTGGGCAGCGCCTTGACCTGCGCGATGAGGTCGCGGAGCTCGGCGACCTCGGCGTCGGGCGCTCCCTCGGGCAGGCCCACGGGGCGCGGGTCCGACCAGTCGCGGACGAAGACGATCGGCAGCCCGGCGCGGCCGAGCTCGAGCACTCGTCGCGCGGTTGCGACGGCCATCGTGGCGACCTGGCCGCGGAACTGGTCGGTGCCGATGATCATCGCCTTGTAGGCGGGACCGTCGGGAGCCAGTCGGCCACCGCGGACCATGGCCAGCGGCAGCTCGAGCAGGGCCGGGGTCGCGAAGGAGTGGGTCCACCCGAGCGGGATGCCGTCGTTCGTCGCCCAGAAGGCGCCGATGCCCGTGGACGTCCAGCCCTTCTGCCGCAGGAAGACGACGTCGTACTTCGGCGTGCCGGTCTGCAGGACGAGCTGGGTGCGGGAGAGGTACGCCGCGATGTCGGGCATGTGCTGCCACTGCGGGGTGCGCGGCCCCCACGCCTCGCCGAAGCCGATCGCGCCGTTGTAGTAGGGCGAGAACGCGGCGAAGCCGGGCCACGTCACGCCGGGCGCGTCGGCGTAGGGGAAGCCGTGGATGATCGCCTGGTTCACGCCCGCGGCGAAGATGCTGTTGAGGGTGAAGAGCGCCTGGTTCTGCTGGGTGGGGCTGGCGCTGTTGCCGCCGAGCATCGTGTTGTAGGCCGCGCCGTTGTAGCAGATCGCCTCGCAGGACAGGATCGTGTGGCCGGCCATGTCGCGACCGCCCGCCATCACCCGGTAGTCGTCGAGGTTCTTGAAGCCGAGCGACTCGGTCTCGGGGATGTCGAGCAGTGCCGCGTGCTCCACCGTGTCGGTCTCGAGGCCGTAGGGCTGGACCCGCAGGCCCATGCCGAGCGTGCGGGCGAAGGCCTGCAGCGGGAGCAGGTGGTGGTCGCGGTAGAGGTCGGAGAGCACCTGGTTGTAGTCGTCGCGGACCTGGTTGGTGCGCAGGCTGTCGGTCGTCGCGGCGTTGGCACCGGTGCCGAGGTCGTAGAGGTACTTCTCCTTCAGCTCCATCACGACCGGCAGCCACGGGCGCAGGTCGTAGCCGGCGCGCTTCTCGAACTCCTCGAACATCCTCGGCGTCCAGATGGTCGCCTCCGTCTCGATCTCGAGCGAGTCCTCGAAGAGGTAGCCACCGGCGCGGCCGAGCAGACCGCGCAGCTCGCGGTCGAGGACGCGGTCCTCCCACAGGGCGACCACGGCCTGCGAGCCCAACGCGCTGAAGTGGTCGACGACGTAGGACCGCGGCGAGGTGTGCGGCGCGGCTTCGGGCTCCTGACCGGACCCACGCTGCCAGAAGGACAAGAGCACCCACGTCCCGCCGGCGGGCGCGGACGGCGCGGTCCAGGTGATGCCGCCGTCGACGACCTGGCCGAGCAGGTCGACGTAGGAGTCGGGGTCGACCTGGGGCAGCACGCGGGTGTTGGTCGAGGGGGTGTAGCGGTGCGCCTGCAGAGCCACGAGCGTCTGCTCGGTCACCGCTCCCTCGGCGTGCAGCACGGCGGCCGGGACGGGTCCGTCGTACGTCGCCCCGGCGGCGAGGTCGGCCAGGCCGTGCGCCAGCTCGGTGCAGGCGGCGTCGTCGTCCGGGGTGATGGTCGAGACGGCGGCCGGCCACGAGGGACCGACGGTGATGTCGATGCGCACGTCGCGCTCGGCGGCCCGGGCGAGCGCGGCCTTCACACCGGCGACCCACGGCGCCGTGCCCCACCCGTGCGACCCGACGTCGATGGTGATGTTGCGGGCGCGGAGGCTGTGCGTGACGTCGGCGACCTCGAGCACGCCGAAGCCGGCGTCGGCGACCTGGTCGACCTCGCGGGCGATCTC is part of the Nocardioides cavernae genome and harbors:
- a CDS encoding (Fe-S)-binding protein yields the protein MRVALQVTCVNDAMFPDTGKAVVRLLRRLGVDVDFPQAQTCCGQPMVNTGYLDEAVPVVRTFVDAFAGYDAIVTPSGSCAGSARHQHSIVADRSGDPALVAAVAQTGPRTYELSEFLVDVLDVTDVGAYFPHRVTYHPTCHSLRMLGVGDRPQRLLEAVHGIQLVDLPNATECCGFGGTFALKNADTSVAMGADKARHVRDTGAEVLVAGDNSCLMHVGGMLSRQRAGVRVMHLAEILAATEETA
- a CDS encoding glycosyl hydrolase — protein: MDQHGPTHLTRRTLLGASAAAAGFVAAASATPAAAAPGGASAATQWLPKDLVRRFASPGTATAAGFRWWWPHGLVDPVEIAREVDQVADAGFGVLEVADVTHSLRARNITIDVGSHGWGTAPWVAGVKAALARAAERDVRIDITVGPSWPAAVSTITPDDDAACTELAHGLADLAAGATYDGPVPAAVLHAEGAVTEQTLVALQAHRYTPSTNTRVLPQVDPDSYVDLLGQVVDGGITWTAPSAPAGGTWVLLSFWQRGSGQEPEAAPHTSPRSYVVDHFSALGSQAVVALWEDRVLDRELRGLLGRAGGYLFEDSLEIETEATIWTPRMFEEFEKRAGYDLRPWLPVVMELKEKYLYDLGTGANAATTDSLRTNQVRDDYNQVLSDLYRDHHLLPLQAFARTLGMGLRVQPYGLETDTVEHAALLDIPETESLGFKNLDDYRVMAGGRDMAGHTILSCEAICYNGAAYNTMLGGNSASPTQQNQALFTLNSIFAAGVNQAIIHGFPYADAPGVTWPGFAAFSPYYNGAIGFGEAWGPRTPQWQHMPDIAAYLSRTQLVLQTGTPKYDVVFLRQKGWTSTGIGAFWATNDGIPLGWTHSFATPALLELPLAMVRGGRLAPDGPAYKAMIIGTDQFRGQVATMAVATARRVLELGRAGLPIVFVRDWSDPRPVGLPEGAPDAEVAELRDLIAQVKALPTTRVAAADADIPGVLAALGITPDVEHERSTVMTLRRVVGDVDLYYVANARHAENRRLNRVTQDVWLTTTSPRAVPVVLDAWTGETRPVGLWERQADRVRVRVDLAPGQSAVIAFATPQSADPAQLHAIATTALDVMREPGKLVARAGTAGSHTVTLGDGRTVAAKVDRVRDPVVPSSWRLEVEDWQPGATATETIKPLRTAELTTLVPWSQIPGLEDVSGVGRYTTQVDLGSDWNDLDGAWLELGEVTDTFRVRVNGVAVGGCDPLHPRVDLAGLLRRGTNVIEVEVASTLLNRLRTVTPAVYGVAQRQAYGLLGPVRLVPYVDQPVRR
- a CDS encoding LuxR C-terminal-related transcriptional regulator, which codes for MPLGDDELVVLRLMAEGQTVEAVARRLDVSERTVRRKARAACEAAGVDTTVEAIVWAVRRRLI